The Parafrankia discariae region CCGGGGACCGTTCACCGGCCCGTTCCGCCAGCGTCCACCCGTTCTTGCGGTCCAAACCGGCGACCAGCCCGGACACATACTCACTGGCCCGCCGGCGTGGCTCCGCCCGACCGAACCGGCCCCCGATCCGCCCACACAGCCCGTCCAGCTCGCCAGCCCACGCCTCCACCACCACAACGCAGATCATCCACCACGACCACCAAGTGCCGTTGCAGTACTAGGCGCCGAACGGACTCGTCGGCCCCGAGCGGCCAGCCGATGCCCGGTCTGGTTCACCCCTCCGACAGGGGCGAACCGGGCCGGGCATCCGCCGTTCCGGGTTACGGGTCGCGGGTCACCCGGTGTAGTAGCCGTCCGCGACGGTCAGGGCCTCGTCCAGGATCGACAGGCCGAGCGAGACGTCCTCGGGACTGGTCGTACACGGCGGCACCACGTGCACCCGGTTGAAATGGGTGAACGGCCACAGGCCGCTTTCCCGGCAGGCCGCCGTCACAGCCGCCATCGGCGCGGCCGCCGCACCCGCCGCGTTGAACGGCACCAGCGGCTCCCGGGTGGCCCGGTCACGAACCAGCTCGACCGCCCAGAAAACCCCGAGCCCACGCACCTCACCCACACTGGGATGCCGCTCGGCGATTTTCGCCAGCTGCGGCCCGACAACGTCGGCCCCAAGCGCACGGGCCCGAGCGAGGACGTTTTCGGATTCGAAGGCTTTTATGGACGCCACCGCCGCCGCGCAGGCAAGAAGATGCCCGGAGTAGGTCAACCCGCCGGGATAGGGCCGCCGCGCGAACAGGTCCGCGATCCGCTGGGAGATGACCACCCCGCCGAGCGGCACATAACCCGAGTTGACGCCCTTCGCGAAGCAGATCAGATCAGGTACCACATTCCAGTGGTCGATCGCGAACCATTCCCCGCAGCGTCCGAAACCCGACATCACCTCGTCGGCGATCAGCAGAATCCCGTGCGCGTCACACAGCTCCCGGACACCCGCGAGATATCCGTCCGGCGGCACCAGGATCCCGTTCGTCCCGACGACCGGTTCGAGGATCACCGCGGCGATCGACGACGGCCCCTCCAGCTCGATCACCTCGGCGAGATGCGCGAGCGCCCGCTCCCCCTCCTGCACCGCGTCGGCGGCGTGGAACGACGACCGGTAGAGATAGGGCCCGAAGAAGTGCACCACCCCGGGGATGCCCGGCTCGCTCGCCCAGCGCCGCGGCTCCCCGGTCAGCGTGATCGAGCCGCCGGTCGAACCGTGATACGACCGGTAGGCGGCGAGGATCTTGTTCCGCCCGGTGGCGAGCCGGGCCAGCCGGACGGCGTTCTCCGTCGCCTCCGCGCCGCCGGTGGTGAAGAACACCTGGTCCAGGTCGCCCGGGGCGCGCTCGGCGATCAGCCGCGCCGCCTCCGAGCGCACGGCGTGGGCGTGCTGCGGCCCGACGGTGGTCAGCTCGCGGGCCTGCGCCACGACAGCCTCGACCACCGCGGGATGCTGATGGCCGATGTTGGCGTTCACCAGCTGCGAGGAGAAGTCGAGGTAGCGCTTGCCGTTCTCGTCCCAGAACCAGCTCCCCTCGGCCCCGGCCACCACGAGCGGGCGCGTCGTCTCCTGCGCCGCCCAGGAGTAGAACACGTGCTCGCGGTTCTCCGCGTGGGCCGCGCTCACCTGCGTCATCATCGTCTCCCTGTCTGCGGACCGACCCGGCTCGCGGCGGCCGTCCCCCGTGCCAGCTGTCACGCAGTATTTCCCGCCACCAGTCCGATCTCCCGCCACCAGCCCGGCCCTACCCAGCGTCCCCGCGCCGCCCTGCCTGCCCCTGCCCGTCTGGACCGCTCGCGGCGGGCGAGCGCGGTTCCCTCTACCGGAGTGTCATGATCCCCGAACCTGACGCGGTACCCAGCCCGACCACCACGGCATCCGGCGGCCCGCTGCGGGTCGTCATCGCGCCCGACTCCTTCAAGGGCTCGCTCTCAGCAACGGAGGCCGCGGCTGCGCTGGCCCGAGGCTGGCGCGCGGTCCGGCCGGACGACGTCATACTCACGATCCCGATCGCCGACGGCGGCGAGGGCACACTCGACGTGTTCAGCTCGGCCGTCCCGGAAGCCGTCCGGAACACACTGGACGTCACCGGCCCCGACGGCCGGCCGGCGACCGCCGGATGGCTCGCGCTGCCCGGCGGGACAGCCGTGGTCGAGCTGGCCCAGGCGAGCGGCCTTCCCCTCATGGCGGAGCTGGACCCACTGAAGGCCCAGACCGTCGGGCTCGGCGAGACCATCGCCGCCGCCCTCGACGCGGGCAGCCGCCGCATCCTCGTGGCACTCGGCGGCTCCGCGTCCACGGACGGCGGGACCGGACTGCTGACCGCCCTCGGCGCCCGCTTCCTCGACTCCGCCGGCCGACCGTTGCCTCCTGGCGGCGGCAGCCTCCGCTCGCTGGCCACCGTGGATCTGACCGGCCTGCGCGCCGCCCCACCCGACGGCGTGCACTGCCTGGTGGACGTCGACGCGCCCCTACTGGGGCCGACCGGAGCCGCGGCGGTGTTCGGTCCGCAGAAAGGCGCCGGGCGTGCGGAGATCACTCTCCTCGACGCGGGCCTGGCCCGGCTGGTCGAGTGCATGGAGCAGGCGGGCGCAGCCGCGGGCCTCGCCGCATCGCCCGGCGCCGGGGCGGCGGGCGGCACCGCCTACGGGCTCGCGGCGGCCCTGGGCGCCACGCTGGTGCCCGGCGCGATCACCATCGCCGAGCATGCCGGGCTGCGGGCGGCCCTCGCCGGCGCGGACCTGCTGATCACCGGCGAAGGCCGCTTCGACCAGACGTCCCTGGCAGGGAAGGTGGTCGGCGCGGTGGCGGCGCTGGCAGCCGGGGCCGGGCTGCCCCTGGTGGTGGTCGCCGGCCAGATCGCCGCCGACCCGCCGGCAGGCGGGCACACCCTCGCCCTCACCGACCTCGCCGGCGGGAGGGCCACGGCGCTGGCGCAACCCGTCCACTGGCTGGAGGAAGCGGGTCTTCTTCTCGCTCGGCGTAACTCGGATGGCGTGGCAAGAGCGGCCATCCGGCGGCCGTAGGCTTCGTTCTGGCGCAGGGGACCCCCGGACCAGGCGCGGTATCCACGTGGCGGTATCTACGTGATTCGAGCCGGAACGGACGGAAGCGAGCAAGACATGGGCGACGGACCGATCGAGATCGAGTCGGCACTGCCCGACCTCCACGATCTTGATCTAGACGCTCTCGACAGCCTCGAGATCCCAGCCCTCACCCGCGCCACCGAACGACTCCGGAAGGAGGCGGCCGGTCCGGACAAGTCCTTGGCCGGGTTCTCCTCGAGCGCCCAGTAGTCTCGCGCGACGAGGGCCGGTGCGCGCCGGTGACGGCCCGGCCCGCCGCGGGGGTCGCGACCGCCCGTCCCGGTACTCCACGATGCGGGGCGGATGCTCACGACGGTGGAGGATCGATGTCCAGGTCGACCCGTCGGCCCCGCCGCAACGCCTCGACGATGGGATGCTCCGCGCCCAGGCTCTCCCCGAGCTGACGGAGCAGTCCAGACCGCTGGGCCCGCGCGTTCTCCGCATCCCCGCTTTGCTGCTCGTCCGTCGCCAGGTTCACGGCGGCGATCATCGCCACCGGATGGTCCTCCCCCAACTTGGCCTGCAGGACGTTCCACGCCTCCTGGTCGAGTGCGCGGGCAGCGGCTATCCGCCCGGCATCAGCGTGGCAGTTCGCCACGTTCATCGAACAGAAGATCGTGTAGGGGTGGGTGGCGGAGAGCGACGATCGCAGGCCGTCCAGCGTCTGCTGGCCCAGCGCCTCGGCGGCGATGTGGTCGCCGCCCTGGCGCGTGGCTATGACCAGGCTGTTGGCGGCGGCCAGCGTGTAGATGTTCCGGTCGCCCAGTCGGGACCGGGCCCGCCGGTGGGTCTCGTTCGCGAGCCTTCGCGCGGCGGCGATCTCGCCCACCTGCAGAAGAACACCGACCAGACAGGTCGCGACGGCGAGCGCCTCGGGCTGCCCGGGATCGGCGTGGGCGCGGAACCTCTCGTGGGCATCCTGCGCGACCTCCCGAGCACGGCCCGGATGCCCGGCCCAGCGGAGCGAGACGGCGTAGTTCGTCATTGTCCGCAGCCGGTCCAGGTGGTCGTCGCCCAGCGCCTGGCGAGACCATTCGAGCGCGCTTTCGAGGAGGGCCAGTGAGGCCGGGTACCTCCCGTTCTCCCGAAGGTCCCGGGCATAGCCCTCCAGGTACAGGAGCGCCGGGACGTCGTAGTCCCCCATGAGCCTGCGATGGCGCTCGTAGACCTCCTCGCTCATCTCGAGCGCCAGCTTGAAATCACCCAGGAAGCGCAGCGAGACGGCAAGGTTGTTCGCGGCGTCGAGCGTCTCCGCGTTGTCGAGCCCGGCTGTCTCCCGGTAACCGGCGTAGGTGGCCTCGTCGAGCAGCCAGGCCGCCTCGTAATCACCGACACCACGGTAGTCACCGCCCAGTGCCATCGCGGCCCGCAGGCTGAGCGGATGGTTGGGACCGAGTAGGGGGACCAGGCGCTCACGCGCGCGAAGATCAAGCTCCCGGGCCTGTTCGGCGTCGCCGAGTGCCCGGTGACTGTCCGCCAGGTCCAAGGCGAGCTCCAGCGTGCGCTCGTCGTCGTCCCCGAAACGCTCCCGCCACAGGATGAGCGTCCTGCCGGCGAGGTCTCGGCAACCACTGTGGTCTCGTTGCATGTACAGACATCGCACCTGGTTACGGATGAGGCGGGAGACATCCTCGCCGCGGGCGGTGGGCGCCCGGGTGGGTTCCAGGTGCGGGCGGATCAGCGCGTAGCGCCGCCAGTTGTCGGGATCGTCCGGGTTCCCCGGATCAGCGGCCGCGAGGATCGCGTACACCCGGGCCCGGATGCCGGCTCGTTCCGTGGGGGTCAGCTCGTCGCGGATCGCGGTCTGCACGAGGCGGTGCATCATCAGGCTTCGGTCGGTGGAGTTCACCCGGGCGAGCGCGTGCTCGCTGATCTGCCGTACGGCCTCGGCCAGCGTGAGGTCGTCCCGCAGCGTCTGGTCCGTGACGTCGGCGAGAACGGCCAGGCCGTCCCCGGCGAACAGCTCGAGGCTGATCGGTTCCGGCCCGAAGAAGGCGCAGAGCTGCGCGAGCCGGGCTGACATGGGAGCCCGGGAACGCAGCCGCTCCATCGACAGCAGCCAGGTCATGGCGACCGGCCGCGGGTAGGTCGGGACCTCGCCCTCCAGGAGCAGCGGGCCCGGGCTGCTCTCGAGCAGCTGCAGGTAACGCTCCGCCGGCATCCCGGTCTCCGCATGCCAGGCACCGGCGTGCTCGAGCGCGAGCGGGAGGTCCCCCAGCGCCTCGGCGAGCCGGGTCGCGACCTCGGTCGTCAACGCCGGGGAGCTCCGCTGCAGCAGCTCGACGCTCTCGTCCCGGTGGAAGACGTCGATCTCCACCGGGGACTGTCGACCGCGCCAGCGCTGGTTACGGGACGTGACGAGCACATGTCCGGAGCCGTTCGGAATCAGCGGGACGATCTCGTCCGGGGTGTCCGCGTTGTCGAACACGAGGAGCCAGCGCCGGTACGGCACCCCCTTGCGCAGGGCGTCGACCAGGCTGTCCACCGGGTCCCGCCCCTGCCGGACGGGCAGGCCGAGGGTGTGGGCGAGGCGGGTCATGTCACTGCGCGCCAGCGCCGCCTGATCGCAGCCGATCCAGCAGACGAGGTCGTAGGTCGCGCCGAAGCGGAAGACGTACTCGGCGGCGACCTGCGTCTTGCCCACGCCGGCGAGCCCCTGCAGGACCAGAGTGTGGGCCGCTGGCCTGTCGCCACCCATGAACCGGTCCCGCAGGTCCATCAGCAGCGCGTCCCGGCCGACGAACATCGGGTTCCGCGCGGGCACCCCCTCCCAGATCCCGGGAGGGGAGCCGGGATAGCGGACACCGGCGGCGTCCGCCGGCCACGTGCGGGTGCTGACCGCCAGGCGGGACGGCCGGCCGGCCGCGGCCACCAGGGCTCGCCGGGCCGACGCCTCGGCAAGCCCGACGAGGTCCGCATGGTCACGCGTGGCGCCCTCCGGCGGGAGGCGGACCTCCTCGACCCGGACCGGGACGAGGAGGCGCTGGGCCCCGTCCGGATCGAAGCTCAGGGTCCGCCGCCACCGTTCCATCGCCTCGGTCGAACGGAGGTAGGCGGCCGACACGATCGCCACCAGGCGCCGGACCGGCTCCAGCTCCAGCTCCGCGTGGTCGGACCACGCGGCCCCGGGCTGACCGACCTGTTCGAGGATCACCTGGAACCCGGCCGTCTCGAGCTCGGCGGCGACCCATTCCGCCCAGGGGCGGTCGGTCGACGCATGGCTGACGACCATGTCGGTCGGGATCGACACTCTGGAGCGCTCGAAAACCGCGAGAGTGCTCCGGCGCCGGGACTCGTCCTGCGGGGGAAGCGCGGCGACCACGCCGTCCGTCAGGTAGGACGCCAGTCGCTCGTACGCGGCCAGCAGGGTGCCCTCCTGGAGCGGCCGGTCCCCGAAGACGGCGAGGATCTCCTCGTACGCGTAATAGGGCTTGTAGGGGATCTCGACGTCACCCCAGTAACGCTCCTTTCTCCGCTCGTCGAAGCCACGCAGGTACGGATCGAATGCCACCCGGGCGACATCACGGCCGAGCTCGAGTTTCCGCTGCTCGCCATCCTCGACCCGCATCGGGACCGGCAGCTGCAGAATCTCGCGCCCCTCCTTGTGGGCCGCGATGGAGCGGGAGACGGCGACCGCCCCCTCAATGCTCTGCGTACTGAGGGTGAAGCAGTTGACCACGATGTCGGGCAACTGGACGGTGCAGATCCCGGCCGTGTCACTCAGCCCGGTGCGGCTGTCGATCAGGATCCACTCGTAGGAGGAACGCATGTCGTGGCGAAGCGCGTCGACGAAGTCCCCGCCGCCCTTGTCCGCGTAGAAGGCGTTCCAGTCGAACGTGCCGACCCGCTGGGCGTAGGCGGCGTCATGCCGACCGGAACAGACGAAGTCCACAGTTCCGCCATCGGGAAAAGGCCAGTTCAGCGACGCCGCGTACGGCGTGATCGCGGTCGACCGGCTGAACCAGCCGTCGTCGTCAGGACCCTGCGGCGACATGACCGTCACCGTGAACTCCCAGATCATATCCATGATCCCGGGGGTCGACCGAAGATCGGGATCGTGGAGGAAGGGGTGGAAGTAACGATGGAGGCCGGGAGCCTCCAGGTCCCAGTCCACCACCAGCACCCGACAGCCGCTGCTCGCCAGTAGCCAGGCTGTGTTGGCGAGCGCCATGGACCGGCCGGTGCCACCCTTGTAGGAGTAGAAGGTGACGACGGTTCCGAACTCCGCACGAGACACCGACATCGCCTAAGGGCCGTTGAGTCGGGGAAATTGGCGGGGATTGTCCCCGGTCCGCCGCAGGGCCCGCCGATACTCGAAGATCCGAGCCTGCGACTCGACGATTATCTGGACCAGGGCCAGGTCGAACTCCTCGCAGGAGTGGACATCCATGCGGAACAGCTTGTCCCGGCGGACGAAGTTGTTCCGCAGCGCGGTCGCCAGCACCTCGGTGAGATGCTCGGAGTTGGCATGGGTCTCCAGGTCGTGCGGGTTCGCCGGCACCAGGACGCCCGAGGTCGGCTCGTTGCGAACGTCGTAGGTGGTCAGCGCGCGGCGCACGTACTCCAGTTTCGCCGCCCACATGTCCACGATGAGGATCACGATCTCGTTGCGGACACTTGACCGCTCCAGCAGGTCGGAGACGCCGTGGTCCAGCGGAACGATGTTCGAGACAAGTCCCTGCCTGGCGGCAACCATCTGGGCGATCACACACACCCGGTCGTGGGCACGTGGCTTGTACGGCGTCCACTCCTCGAAGGTCTCGCCGTAGCAGTCGAGGTGACGGCGCAACGCCGCGATCTCCTCGGCCGAGGTCGAGGCGAACACGAAGGTCACACGGCCAGGCCCACCTACAGCGGCCCGAGGCCGATCCGGGAGCGGGCGGGGCGGTTCCGGTGACGCCGGCGGGTCCGGTAACACCGGCCCACCAGGCTCCTCGTCTCCCCCGGAGACGTCCCCGGGGGAGACGGACTGCGGAGGGTCGGGAACGACCCGAGGCGGCATGCCGGGCGGCCCATCGTCCTGATCCGGCATCGACGGTGGTCGGGCGAGTATGCGGAATGGGTCGGGAACCTCGTGCAGCAGCGGGATCTCGGACTCCGGGGCCAACGGCGAGTCCTCAGCGAGTTGGACGATCCGAACCGCTAAAGTCAGCACGAACTCCTGGTACTCGTCATGATTGCGCTTGAGCTGCATGAGGTACCGCAACCCGAAGTGCGTATAGGTCTCCCCCAACTCGTTGTGATCGTACTGCAACCGGGCAAGCGGCTCCGGCGGATCGCGTAACGGCGTCCAGATCACAGGAAGCAGCGCCGCCGGACAGGCCTGGCCCGACGCGGCGGCGGAGTGCAATCGCCCCTCGAACATCCCCCATTCCCGGCGGCAGTACTCGCTCGCGAAGAACGAGGGTGAGCACATCGCGACGAAGGTCCTGCACCGGCACAGTGCCGCGCCGAGTTCCGTCGACCAGGCCTCCCCCGGCTGGATGCTGCGCTGGTCGAGGAAGCCGACGGTGCCCGGGTCCGGATGCCCCACCCGGCGGCGCACCTCGGCCCTCAGATCATGGAAAAACCGCTCGAGCAGCGGGTCGTCACGGCTGTCCGCCCGGGCATAGCTGAAAAAAAAGTACAGCGGCCGCACGCTCCAGGTTTCAGGCATGCCGGCCGGCGTCTGCCGATGCAGGCACCTGCGCTCGGGTGCCCCGGCAAAACGCCGCGCGGTCGTCTTCCGCATGAGTCTGCCCGTGGGCGAGCCTGAGCCCGACACCTTCCCCCGACACCGAGTGGCCCCTCTCCCGCGGCCCGGCGTGGCCGCGCCGCGTAGGCCGGCTCAAGTAGGGTGCACTCGGCCGGATCCATCCTCCCGACGGGCGAGAACAGATTCTACGTCGTCTCGCGGGTACGCACCGGCCGCGGATTGCTGATCGACACCGTTACGGAAGACGCAGCCCACCATGACCGGGAGCGAGCCTTCCCCGAAGCACAGCATCGACAGGTTACGAAACCAGCAAAGGACGGGATCGCTTCCGTCATCCACAGGCCCGGGGAAGCGACCGCGGAAACGGCGGACTTCAACAGGAGCGAAGCACCTGCGCGCGGCACCGGCTAGATTAGAGGACCGGGGACGGCCGAGGAGGACACACCTGATGGACGACTCGTCTTCCGACATCGAGACGTATCTGCCCAACCTGAGCGGGTTCCAGCTCGACGAGGTGGCCAAGGCGGCAAATTCGACTCTGCGCCGGGTCGCCCGCCGCGTGGCCAGAGACGCCACCCTAGCGAGCCTAGCCAGCTTCTCCTCCAGCAACGCGTCATTTGATGAGGCAGGCACACCAGGGAGTCGGATCCCGCCGGCGACTCCTCAGCCAGCAGAGGAATCCGCAGAATTGCAGCCGTGGTCGGCGGGGTTCACCTCATCTATCGCCCCGACCTTCTGACGCCGGAACAGCGAGCTCGTGTGATCGGCCTCCTCGGTGCGGCCTATGGAGATCCGCCGGACGAATGGCCCGCCAACGAGCTCGACTTCCACCGGCTGACCGCCGCGGGATGGCGACCCACGCCCTTCCGGCAGATCGTTCTCAAGGTCAACAGCAGGTGCAATCTGTCCTGTACGTACTGCTATGTCTACCATCAGGCGGACCAGAACTGGCGGCAGCAGCCCGTCACAATGAGCCCGGCGGTGGTGGAGGCCACGGCGCACAGGCTCTCGGCACACGCGAAAACACACGAACTCTCTCGGATGCAGATCATCCTGCACGGCGGCGAACCGCTCCTGGCCGGCCATGATCATCTCCGGAGCGTAGTTACTCGATTTCTCGCCGCGGTCGACGACGTCACCGCCGTGGAGTTCGCCCTGCAGACCAACGGCACGCTGATCGACGAGATGTTCCTCGAGCTCTGCCAGGAGTTCGGCATCCGGGTCGGGGTCAGCGTCGACGGCGATCTGGCGGTCAACGACCGACGCCGGACGCGTCGCAACGGCAGTGGCAGCCACGCCGCGGTCGCGCGAGGCCTGCACCTGCTCACGTCGGATCGATTCCGGTCGGTTTTTGCCGGGCTGCTCTGCGTCATCGACCCCGCGAGCGATCCGGTGGATGTCTACGAAAGCCTGCTGGCGTGGCGACCGCCGAGTCTCGACCTCCTCCTTCCGCACGGGAACTGGACGGCCCGCCCACCCGCCCGGGACAGCGACGAGACGTCGACGCCCTACGCCGACTGGCTCGGTCGGGTGTTCGACCGTTGGTACCCGGCCCCCAGCCACGAGACGGACATCCGCCTGTTCCTGGAGATCATCTCGTTGATCCTCGGTGGCCACAGCCGCATCGAGACAGTAGGACTCTCGCCCTCGTCCGTCGTCGTCGTCGAGACCGACGGCTCGATCGAACAAGTCGACGCACTCAAGTCCGCCTATCACGGCGCGGCATCCACCGGGCTCACCGTAACGCGCAACGACCTCGACGAGGCGCTGCGCCATCCGGGTATCATTGCCCGACAGCTCGGCTCCGCCGCGCTCGGCCCCGAGTGCGCGCGATGCCCGGTGCACCGGGTGTGCGGAGGTGGATATTATCCCCACCGGTATCAGGCCGGCAGCGGCTTTCGAAACAGATCCGTCTACTGCCCCGATCTGTTCGCACTGATCACACGAATCGGCAGACAGATCCGGGCAGATATCGAAAAAGGCAAAGCCGCAGGGTGAACATTGAATTCCATCGGCTCGCGCTGGCCGACTTCGACGACCTCGCGGCCGGCGGCGGGCGCGCGGGGCTCGTGCTCGGCCTGCGCAGAACGCAGCTGAGCAAGCGCCTACTCGCCCTCCACGCGGTGATGACCGACGCCGACGAGCGGGCGCAGGCGGCCGCCGCTACCGCAGGCCTGGCGAACGCCTACGGCGTGCTCGCCGCGGCCCAGCGGCAGGCACCGGAGGCGACCGAGGCAGTCCTGCTCGCACCGGGCCTCGGCCTGTGGGCTATGCACTGCCTGCGCCGGCTCCACGGGAACGCCAGCCCGGCCACGCCCTTGGAGGAGGACCTCGGGATCCTCGGCAACTATGCCGTCGCCGCAGCCCTGCGGGCTGGCCTGTGCGCGACGGTGGCCGTCCCGCTCCGGGGCGGCCACCTGCTCATCCCGGCGGTCGGGCGGGTCCAGGCCGGCCTGGCCGGCTGGGCCACGGTCCGGATCGAAGGAACGGTCCTGCACCTGACCGCCGGCCAGGCCGACAACCTGCCGAGCCAGTCACTGGCGCTGCAGATCCCGAGCGATCCGGCCGCGATGCCTGACTTCCCGGCTCAGTCGCAGCGCGGCCAGTGGCGCATGGTGCCGGAGCTGGTGAGCGTCGCGAACGGCCGGCGCGTCGCCCTCCTGCTCGACGATGTCGACCCGGCCCGCGACCTGCTCGAGCTGCCGATGGCGCCCGACGCGGCAACCGAGGACGTCGACGTCTGGCAGCAACGCCTCGACGATGGCTGGCGCATCCTCGGCGACTACGACCCGCGGACAGCGGAGGCCGTCGCGGCCGGGCTGGCGACCATCTATCCGCTGGCCTC contains the following coding sequences:
- a CDS encoding aspartate aminotransferase family protein; translated protein: MTQVSAAHAENREHVFYSWAAQETTRPLVVAGAEGSWFWDENGKRYLDFSSQLVNANIGHQHPAVVEAVVAQARELTTVGPQHAHAVRSEAARLIAERAPGDLDQVFFTTGGAEATENAVRLARLATGRNKILAAYRSYHGSTGGSITLTGEPRRWASEPGIPGVVHFFGPYLYRSSFHAADAVQEGERALAHLAEVIELEGPSSIAAVILEPVVGTNGILVPPDGYLAGVRELCDAHGILLIADEVMSGFGRCGEWFAIDHWNVVPDLICFAKGVNSGYVPLGGVVISQRIADLFARRPYPGGLTYSGHLLACAAAVASIKAFESENVLARARALGADVVGPQLAKIAERHPSVGEVRGLGVFWAVELVRDRATREPLVPFNAAGAAAAPMAAVTAACRESGLWPFTHFNRVHVVPPCTTSPEDVSLGLSILDEALTVADGYYTG
- a CDS encoding glycerate kinase; the encoded protein is MIPEPDAVPSPTTTASGGPLRVVIAPDSFKGSLSATEAAAALARGWRAVRPDDVILTIPIADGGEGTLDVFSSAVPEAVRNTLDVTGPDGRPATAGWLALPGGTAVVELAQASGLPLMAELDPLKAQTVGLGETIAAALDAGSRRILVALGGSASTDGGTGLLTALGARFLDSAGRPLPPGGGSLRSLATVDLTGLRAAPPDGVHCLVDVDAPLLGPTGAAAVFGPQKGAGRAEITLLDAGLARLVECMEQAGAAAGLAASPGAGAAGGTAYGLAAALGATLVPGAITIAEHAGLRAALAGADLLITGEGRFDQTSLAGKVVGAVAALAAGAGLPLVVVAGQIAADPPAGGHTLALTDLAGGRATALAQPVHWLEEAGLLLARRNSDGVARAAIRRP
- the fxsA gene encoding FxSxx-COOH cyclophane-containing RiPP peptide, translating into MGDGPIEIESALPDLHDLDLDALDSLEIPALTRATERLRKEAAGPDKSLAGFSSSAQ
- the fxsT gene encoding FxSxx-COOH system tetratricopeptide repeat protein: MSVSRAEFGTVVTFYSYKGGTGRSMALANTAWLLASSGCRVLVVDWDLEAPGLHRYFHPFLHDPDLRSTPGIMDMIWEFTVTVMSPQGPDDDGWFSRSTAITPYAASLNWPFPDGGTVDFVCSGRHDAAYAQRVGTFDWNAFYADKGGGDFVDALRHDMRSSYEWILIDSRTGLSDTAGICTVQLPDIVVNCFTLSTQSIEGAVAVSRSIAAHKEGREILQLPVPMRVEDGEQRKLELGRDVARVAFDPYLRGFDERRKERYWGDVEIPYKPYYAYEEILAVFGDRPLQEGTLLAAYERLASYLTDGVVAALPPQDESRRRSTLAVFERSRVSIPTDMVVSHASTDRPWAEWVAAELETAGFQVILEQVGQPGAAWSDHAELELEPVRRLVAIVSAAYLRSTEAMERWRRTLSFDPDGAQRLLVPVRVEEVRLPPEGATRDHADLVGLAEASARRALVAAAGRPSRLAVSTRTWPADAAGVRYPGSPPGIWEGVPARNPMFVGRDALLMDLRDRFMGGDRPAAHTLVLQGLAGVGKTQVAAEYVFRFGATYDLVCWIGCDQAALARSDMTRLAHTLGLPVRQGRDPVDSLVDALRKGVPYRRWLLVFDNADTPDEIVPLIPNGSGHVLVTSRNQRWRGRQSPVEIDVFHRDESVELLQRSSPALTTEVATRLAEALGDLPLALEHAGAWHAETGMPAERYLQLLESSPGPLLLEGEVPTYPRPVAMTWLLSMERLRSRAPMSARLAQLCAFFGPEPISLELFAGDGLAVLADVTDQTLRDDLTLAEAVRQISEHALARVNSTDRSLMMHRLVQTAIRDELTPTERAGIRARVYAILAAADPGNPDDPDNWRRYALIRPHLEPTRAPTARGEDVSRLIRNQVRCLYMQRDHSGCRDLAGRTLILWRERFGDDDERTLELALDLADSHRALGDAEQARELDLRARERLVPLLGPNHPLSLRAAMALGGDYRGVGDYEAAWLLDEATYAGYRETAGLDNAETLDAANNLAVSLRFLGDFKLALEMSEEVYERHRRLMGDYDVPALLYLEGYARDLRENGRYPASLALLESALEWSRQALGDDHLDRLRTMTNYAVSLRWAGHPGRAREVAQDAHERFRAHADPGQPEALAVATCLVGVLLQVGEIAAARRLANETHRRARSRLGDRNIYTLAAANSLVIATRQGGDHIAAEALGQQTLDGLRSSLSATHPYTIFCSMNVANCHADAGRIAAARALDQEAWNVLQAKLGEDHPVAMIAAVNLATDEQQSGDAENARAQRSGLLRQLGESLGAEHPIVEALRRGRRVDLDIDPPPS
- a CDS encoding TIR-like protein FxsC, which translates into the protein MPETWSVRPLYFFFSYARADSRDDPLLERFFHDLRAEVRRRVGHPDPGTVGFLDQRSIQPGEAWSTELGAALCRCRTFVAMCSPSFFASEYCRREWGMFEGRLHSAAASGQACPAALLPVIWTPLRDPPEPLARLQYDHNELGETYTHFGLRYLMQLKRNHDEYQEFVLTLAVRIVQLAEDSPLAPESEIPLLHEVPDPFRILARPPSMPDQDDGPPGMPPRVVPDPPQSVSPGDVSGGDEEPGGPVLPDPPASPEPPRPLPDRPRAAVGGPGRVTFVFASTSAEEIAALRRHLDCYGETFEEWTPYKPRAHDRVCVIAQMVAARQGLVSNIVPLDHGVSDLLERSSVRNEIVILIVDMWAAKLEYVRRALTTYDVRNEPTSGVLVPANPHDLETHANSEHLTEVLATALRNNFVRRDKLFRMDVHSCEEFDLALVQIIVESQARIFEYRRALRRTGDNPRQFPRLNGP
- a CDS encoding FxsB family cyclophane-forming radical SAM/SPASM peptide maturase, which produces MVGGVHLIYRPDLLTPEQRARVIGLLGAAYGDPPDEWPANELDFHRLTAAGWRPTPFRQIVLKVNSRCNLSCTYCYVYHQADQNWRQQPVTMSPAVVEATAHRLSAHAKTHELSRMQIILHGGEPLLAGHDHLRSVVTRFLAAVDDVTAVEFALQTNGTLIDEMFLELCQEFGIRVGVSVDGDLAVNDRRRTRRNGSGSHAAVARGLHLLTSDRFRSVFAGLLCVIDPASDPVDVYESLLAWRPPSLDLLLPHGNWTARPPARDSDETSTPYADWLGRVFDRWYPAPSHETDIRLFLEIISLILGGHSRIETVGLSPSSVVVVETDGSIEQVDALKSAYHGAASTGLTVTRNDLDEALRHPGIIARQLGSAALGPECARCPVHRVCGGGYYPHRYQAGSGFRNRSVYCPDLFALITRIGRQIRADIEKGKAAG